One Janthinobacterium sp. TB1-E2 genomic region harbors:
- the scpB gene encoding SMC-Scp complex subunit ScpB yields MNTIEAKKVLETALLCARESLTIHSLKKLFVDADENGRVRGVGVGADTIKQLLEELRDEWEGRGIEIVSLASGWRFQSRPEMKMYLDRLTPERPPKYSRATLETLAIIAYRQPVTRGDIEEIRGVAVNSQTIKMLEDRGWVDAIGYRDVVGRPALLATTKQFLDDLGLQSLSQLPPLQQISEMQGNGLEALEAALQENFDKASNELVPQLGAGSNTAVTDVDVTASLDAGPDASPTDEAYTHDPAPELTVDAAPGQHSQETKNE; encoded by the coding sequence ATGAATACAATTGAGGCTAAAAAAGTCCTCGAAACCGCGTTGCTGTGCGCTCGTGAATCGCTGACGATCCACAGCTTGAAGAAGCTGTTCGTCGATGCGGACGAGAATGGTCGCGTGCGCGGTGTCGGCGTTGGTGCCGACACGATCAAGCAGTTGCTGGAAGAGTTGCGCGATGAGTGGGAAGGGCGCGGCATCGAGATCGTCAGTCTGGCCTCGGGCTGGCGCTTTCAAAGCCGCCCGGAAATGAAGATGTATCTCGACCGTTTGACGCCCGAGCGGCCGCCCAAGTATTCGCGGGCGACCCTGGAAACCCTGGCCATCATCGCCTACCGCCAACCGGTGACGCGCGGCGATATCGAGGAAATTCGCGGCGTTGCCGTCAATTCGCAGACGATCAAGATGCTGGAAGACCGTGGCTGGGTCGATGCCATCGGCTACCGCGACGTGGTGGGACGGCCGGCCTTGCTGGCCACCACCAAGCAATTTTTGGATGACCTGGGTTTGCAATCGCTGTCCCAGCTGCCGCCTTTGCAGCAAATCAGCGAGATGCAGGGCAATGGGCTCGAAGCCCTGGAAGCGGCCCTGCAGGAAAATTTTGACAAGGCAAGCAATGAGCTTGTCCCCCAGCTTGGTGCAGGTAGCAATACGGCTGTGACAGATGTAGATGTGACAGCAAGCCTTGATGCCGGCCCCGATGCTTCGCCCACGGACGAAGCCTACACTCACGACCCTGCGCCAGAACTAACGGTTGACGCTGCGCCAGGTCAGCACAGCCAAGAAACGAAGAATGAATAA
- the rluB gene encoding 23S rRNA pseudouridine(2605) synthase RluB: MNNPNTPETVTASDEAIVAKPKRRTKAQIEADTAAAVAAGDTAAAKPKRRTKADVAADSVAESSVVAAAETEAVPAAKKTRAKPALKAVADAAEAAAEAVAAPAPRPPRARAAAKAAAAVAETAPEAVADKQAEARPTRGPRQMRGVQAERALRQPPRAEAPQAADAVAAAPVAEQVAAPVADVFDAEGNLVSGPRLPRGPRNDVPGAGKNAGKSRKKGKGRQAAPGKLSDADAVFSFVTSDAFDSEEGGTGRVQKVAVRRDLTSDDDAPKLHKVLAEAGLGSRRDMEDLIISGRVSVNGEPAHIGQRILPSDHVRINGKLIQRRVSKKPPRVLVYHKPAGEIVSHNDPDGRPSVFDRLPTMKAGKWLAVGRLDFNTEGLLLFTTSGDLANRLMHPRYGIDREYAVRTLGELEEGMRQKLLAGVELEDGLAQFSKIADGGGEGINKWYRVVIGEGRNREVRRMFEAIGLTVSRLIRTRYGAMTLPSGLKRGRWEEMDENTVRDLLTAYGIEKKMPASGDPRAAGAAKGREARKASRDDEPNGNRIDVSNRNADPFPVAPRRGQPQGQFARPQGQGRPGGAGRPGEARGPGRGQPQGPFQGGQPRSSASFEGAPQGQGRPPRAAGQGQGRPAGGGEGRAPQRGPRQPDPLQTAFGFANTGPRRNTGGGAGGQARSGGQPRGGMDRGGMDGMPRRRSKG, from the coding sequence ATGAATAATCCGAACACACCCGAGACAGTTACCGCCAGCGACGAAGCTATCGTTGCCAAGCCCAAGCGCCGCACCAAGGCCCAGATCGAAGCCGATACGGCCGCTGCCGTTGCTGCAGGCGACACCGCCGCTGCCAAGCCGAAGCGCCGCACGAAAGCCGACGTGGCCGCCGACTCAGTTGCTGAATCCTCCGTCGTCGCCGCCGCTGAAACCGAAGCTGTGCCAGCCGCCAAGAAAACCCGCGCCAAGCCAGCCCTGAAGGCTGTGGCCGACGCCGCCGAAGCGGCTGCCGAAGCAGTCGCCGCCCCTGCGCCGCGTCCGCCGCGCGCCCGCGCCGCCGCCAAGGCCGCTGCCGCCGTCGCTGAAACGGCGCCCGAAGCCGTTGCTGACAAGCAGGCCGAAGCACGCCCGACCCGTGGTCCGCGCCAGATGCGTGGCGTGCAGGCGGAACGCGCACTGCGCCAGCCGCCGCGCGCCGAAGCGCCGCAGGCAGCCGACGCCGTTGCAGCAGCACCTGTCGCCGAGCAAGTCGCCGCCCCTGTCGCCGACGTGTTCGATGCCGAAGGCAACCTCGTGTCCGGCCCGCGCCTGCCGCGCGGTCCGCGCAACGACGTGCCGGGTGCCGGCAAGAATGCCGGCAAGAGCCGTAAAAAGGGCAAGGGCCGCCAGGCTGCGCCAGGCAAGCTCAGCGATGCTGACGCGGTCTTCTCGTTCGTTACCTCCGACGCGTTCGACAGCGAAGAAGGCGGCACGGGTCGCGTACAGAAAGTGGCCGTGCGCCGCGACCTGACGTCCGACGACGACGCGCCGAAGCTGCACAAGGTGCTGGCCGAAGCCGGTCTCGGTTCGCGCCGCGACATGGAAGACTTGATCATTTCGGGCCGCGTGTCCGTCAATGGCGAGCCGGCCCACATCGGCCAGCGCATCCTGCCGAGCGACCACGTGCGCATCAACGGCAAGTTGATCCAGCGCCGCGTCAGCAAGAAGCCGCCGCGTGTGTTGGTCTACCACAAGCCGGCCGGCGAAATCGTCAGCCACAACGACCCGGACGGCCGTCCATCCGTGTTCGACCGCCTGCCGACCATGAAAGCGGGCAAGTGGCTGGCCGTTGGCCGCCTCGACTTCAACACGGAAGGCTTGCTGCTGTTTACCACCTCCGGTGACCTGGCCAACCGTCTGATGCACCCGCGCTACGGCATCGACCGCGAGTACGCCGTACGTACCCTGGGCGAGCTGGAAGAGGGCATGCGCCAGAAACTGCTGGCCGGCGTCGAGCTGGAAGACGGCCTGGCGCAGTTCTCGAAGATCGCCGATGGCGGCGGCGAAGGCATCAACAAGTGGTACCGCGTGGTGATCGGCGAAGGCCGTAACCGCGAAGTGCGCCGCATGTTCGAAGCGATCGGCCTGACCGTGTCGCGCCTGATCCGTACCCGCTACGGCGCCATGACCCTGCCGAGCGGCCTGAAACGCGGCCGCTGGGAAGAGATGGATGAAAACACCGTGCGCGACCTGCTGACCGCCTACGGCATCGAAAAGAAAATGCCGGCATCGGGCGATCCCCGTGCCGCTGGCGCCGCCAAGGGCCGCGAAGCGCGCAAGGCGAGCCGCGATGACGAGCCGAATGGCAACCGCATCGATGTAAGCAACCGCAACGCCGATCCATTCCCGGTCGCGCCGCGCCGTGGTCAGCCGCAAGGCCAGTTTGCCCGTCCGCAAGGCCAGGGTCGTCCAGGCGGCGCCGGTCGTCCAGGCGAAGCCCGTGGTCCTGGCCGTGGCCAGCCGCAAGGCCCGTTCCAGGGCGGCCAGCCGCGTTCGTCGGCCTCGTTCGAAGGCGCGCCGCAAGGCCAGGGCCGTCCGCCGCGTGCGGCAGGCCAGGGTCAAGGCCGTCCGGCCGGTGGCGGCGAAGGCCGCGCACCGCAGCGCGGTCCGCGTCAGCCCGATCCGCTGCAAACGGCATTCGGCTTCGCCAACACGGGTCCGCGCCGCAATACGGGTGGTGGTGCCGGTGGGCAAGCGCGCTCCGGTGGCCAGCCGCGTGGCGGCATGGATCGTGGCGGCATGGATGGCATGCCGCGCCGCCGCAGCAAAGGTTAA
- the rimP gene encoding ribosome maturation factor RimP yields the protein MQQLGLIEKTVTGLGYELVDVERAERGLLRVFIDFSAADAAEKGPITVEDCATVSHQLSHVLTVENVPYERLEISSPGLDRPVRKLEDFVRFAGQEIIVKLTVAMPGTNNRKSFQGILQEPVGDKLSLEFEGKDGPAMLEFTLADVDKARLVPQVVFKGRKA from the coding sequence TTGCAGCAGTTGGGATTAATTGAAAAGACAGTTACAGGTCTGGGCTATGAGCTCGTTGATGTCGAACGTGCCGAGCGCGGGCTGCTGCGCGTCTTTATTGATTTCAGCGCCGCCGATGCCGCTGAAAAAGGTCCGATCACGGTCGAAGACTGTGCCACGGTGAGTCACCAGTTATCGCATGTGTTGACGGTAGAGAACGTTCCTTACGAGCGTCTCGAGATTTCTTCCCCGGGTCTCGATCGTCCGGTGCGCAAGCTGGAAGACTTTGTCCGTTTCGCAGGCCAGGAAATCATCGTCAAGCTGACTGTGGCGATGCCGGGTACGAACAACCGGAAATCGTTCCAGGGGATTCTGCAAGAACCCGTGGGCGATAAATTGTCGTTGGAATTTGAAGGTAAGGATGGTCCGGCGATGTTGGAGTTTACGCTCGCCGATGTGGATAAGGCACGCTTGGTGCCGCAGGTGGTTTTTAAGGGACGCAAAGCATGA
- the nusA gene encoding transcription termination factor NusA has translation MSREVLLLVDALAREKNVDKDVVFGALEFALAQATKKRYEGEVDIRVSIDRETGEFESFRRWHVVPDEAGLQLPDQEILHFEAKEQIADIEVDDHIEEPIESVEFGRRFAQDTKQVVLQRVRDAEREQILVDFLERGDSLVTGTIKRMERGDAIVESGKIEARLPRDQMIPKENLRIGDRVRAFILRIDRNMRGPQVILSRTAPEFIMKLFELEVPEIEQGMLEIKSAARDAGVRAKIAVYTADKRIDPIGTCVGMRGSRVQAVTGELGGERVDIVLWSEDPAQFVIGALAPANVSSIMVDEEKHAMDVVVDEENLAIAIGRSGQNVRLASDLTGWKINIMTAEESADKAAQETAAVRILFMEKLDVDQEVADILVEEGFASLEEIAYVPISEMLEIESFDEDTVNELRTRARDALVTEAIASEEGLEGMDEALVGLEGMDRITAGKLGLAGIKTVEAFAALAYDEFGAILALSADRARELITSEFKDVTDDEMKLVDSKYDDRAKALQAKAWSLAESAKA, from the coding sequence ATGAGCCGCGAAGTTTTATTATTGGTTGACGCGCTGGCGCGCGAAAAAAACGTCGATAAAGATGTCGTCTTCGGCGCCCTCGAATTCGCGTTGGCGCAAGCCACGAAGAAACGGTATGAGGGTGAGGTAGACATCCGCGTTTCGATCGACCGCGAAACGGGCGAATTCGAATCGTTCCGCCGCTGGCACGTCGTGCCCGATGAAGCGGGCCTGCAATTGCCGGATCAAGAGATCCTGCATTTCGAGGCAAAAGAACAGATCGCCGATATCGAAGTCGATGACCATATCGAAGAACCGATCGAATCCGTCGAATTCGGCCGCCGTTTCGCCCAGGATACCAAACAGGTTGTCCTGCAGCGCGTACGTGACGCCGAACGCGAACAGATCCTGGTCGACTTCCTGGAACGCGGCGATTCGCTCGTCACCGGCACCATCAAGCGCATGGAACGCGGCGACGCCATCGTCGAATCGGGCAAGATCGAAGCGCGTCTGCCACGCGACCAGATGATCCCGAAAGAGAATCTGCGTATCGGCGACCGTGTGCGTGCCTTCATCTTGCGTATCGACCGCAACATGCGCGGCCCGCAAGTAATTCTGTCGCGCACCGCGCCGGAATTCATCATGAAGCTGTTCGAATTGGAAGTGCCGGAAATCGAGCAAGGCATGCTGGAGATCAAATCCGCAGCCCGCGATGCCGGCGTCCGCGCCAAGATCGCCGTCTACACGGCCGACAAGCGCATCGATCCGATCGGTACTTGCGTCGGCATGCGCGGTTCGCGCGTGCAGGCCGTGACCGGCGAACTCGGTGGCGAACGTGTCGACATCGTGCTGTGGTCGGAAGATCCGGCGCAGTTCGTCATCGGCGCCCTGGCGCCGGCGAACGTGTCGTCGATCATGGTCGATGAAGAAAAACACGCGATGGATGTCGTCGTGGACGAAGAAAACCTGGCAATCGCGATCGGCCGTTCCGGCCAGAACGTGCGCCTGGCCTCGGACCTGACCGGCTGGAAGATCAACATCATGACGGCCGAAGAATCGGCTGACAAAGCTGCCCAGGAAACGGCTGCCGTGCGCATCCTGTTCATGGAAAAGCTCGATGTCGACCAGGAAGTGGCCGATATTCTGGTGGAAGAAGGTTTCGCCAGTCTGGAAGAAATCGCTTACGTGCCAATTTCCGAAATGCTGGAAATCGAATCGTTTGACGAAGATACCGTCAATGAACTCCGTACCCGTGCGCGTGATGCGCTCGTGACCGAAGCGATTGCTTCGGAAGAGGGTCTGGAAGGCATGGACGAGGCGTTGGTGGGTCTGGAAGGCATGGACCGCATTACCGCCGGCAAGCTGGGTCTGGCTGGTATCAAGACCGTTGAAGCATTTGCAGCACTGGCATACGACGAATTTGGCGCAATCCTGGCCTTGTCTGCGGACCGTGCGCGTGAACTGATTACAAGTGAATTTAAAGATGTGACCGACGATGAGATGAAGTTGGTTGACTCGAAATACGACGATCGTGCCAAGGCGTTGCAAGCCAAGGCATGGAGTCTGGCCGAATCCGCAAAGGCTTAA
- the infB gene encoding translation initiation factor IF-2, which produces MASNNVAQFATELKMPADLLLTQLRSAGVEKSSTSDPLSKDDKDKLLDHLRRTHGAAADTEKKKITVTRKETTEIKQADATGKSRTIQVEVRKKRTFVQRDEAAPVAAEPVAPAAPVIDPADVARREEEARKQAELIARQEADLREKQERLAKLDAEKEAQAKATQQAELAAKKEAEAEAKKAAAKAAAAPAASAAAPVVDDAAAEAKKAAAAEEAKKKAAAAAVAAKEAADKAEATERARKAVADEVAQIKAMMNAPRRAIKAPEPVPVPVKPKAPEGTLHKPADKKPGDKPGDKKPAVADKKSIKSANVSSTWSDDAKKRGTTGGPKPRGNSGPGGRDSWRGGAKGRRPTHHDDRESNFQAPTEAVVKDVHVPETITVAELAHKMSVKASEVIKHLMKLGQMCTINQVLDQETAMILVEEMGHKAFAAELDDPEALLADVGEHAHFETKPRAPVVTVMGHVDHGKTSLLDYIRRAKVASGEAGGITQHIGAYHVDTPRGMITFLDTPGHEAFTAMRARGAKATDIVILVVAADDGVMPQTKEAIAHAKAAGVPLVVAINKVDKPGGNVDRVTQELVAEQVVPEEYGGESPFVPVSAKTGQGIDDLLEQVLLQAEVLELTAPVDAPARGLVVEARLDKGRGPVATILVQSGTLKRGDVILAGSSYGRVRAMLDENGKSIAEAGPSIPVEIQGLTEVPVAGEEVVVMADERKAREIGLFRQGKFRDVKLAKQQAAKLENMFDQMAEGEVKNLPLIIKTDVQGSQEALVGSLQKLSTSEVRVQVVHAAVGGITESDVNLAVASKAVIIGFNARADAQARKLAESNGVDIRYYNIIYDAIDEIKSALSGMLAPEKRETVIGQVEIRQVILVSKVGAIAGCLVTDGVVKRASSVRLLRNNIVVWSGEIDSLKRFKDDAKEVRAGLECGLSLKNYNDIQVGDTLEVFEVQEIARTL; this is translated from the coding sequence ATGGCGAGTAACAACGTAGCCCAATTTGCCACCGAACTGAAGATGCCTGCAGATTTGCTGCTGACGCAGCTGCGTTCTGCCGGCGTCGAGAAAAGTTCGACGTCAGATCCATTGTCGAAAGATGATAAGGACAAGCTTTTGGATCATCTGCGCCGCACACACGGCGCAGCGGCTGACACAGAAAAGAAAAAAATCACCGTGACCCGCAAGGAAACGACTGAAATCAAGCAAGCTGACGCCACCGGCAAATCGCGCACCATCCAGGTGGAAGTGCGCAAGAAACGCACTTTCGTCCAGCGTGACGAAGCTGCGCCGGTCGCGGCAGAACCGGTCGCGCCTGCCGCACCGGTGATCGATCCCGCCGACGTGGCGCGCCGTGAAGAAGAAGCCCGTAAACAGGCTGAACTGATCGCCCGCCAGGAAGCCGATCTGCGCGAAAAGCAAGAACGTCTGGCGAAGCTCGACGCGGAAAAAGAAGCCCAGGCGAAAGCCACGCAACAGGCTGAATTGGCTGCGAAGAAAGAAGCTGAAGCAGAAGCGAAGAAAGCGGCCGCCAAGGCTGCTGCCGCGCCTGCCGCCAGCGCCGCTGCGCCTGTCGTTGACGACGCCGCCGCCGAAGCGAAGAAAGCTGCTGCCGCTGAAGAAGCGAAGAAGAAAGCGGCTGCCGCTGCTGTCGCCGCCAAGGAAGCCGCTGACAAAGCGGAAGCCACCGAGCGTGCACGCAAGGCCGTTGCCGACGAAGTTGCCCAGATCAAGGCCATGATGAACGCGCCACGCCGCGCCATCAAGGCACCGGAACCCGTACCGGTTCCCGTCAAGCCGAAGGCGCCGGAAGGCACCCTGCACAAGCCTGCTGACAAGAAACCTGGCGACAAGCCGGGCGACAAGAAGCCTGCTGTTGCAGACAAAAAATCGATCAAGTCGGCCAATGTGTCGTCCACCTGGTCCGATGACGCGAAAAAACGCGGCACCACCGGTGGTCCGAAACCACGCGGCAATAGCGGCCCAGGCGGTCGTGACAGCTGGCGCGGTGGCGCGAAGGGCCGTCGCCCGACGCACCATGACGACCGTGAATCGAACTTCCAGGCTCCTACGGAAGCCGTCGTCAAGGACGTGCACGTACCGGAAACGATCACCGTGGCCGAACTGGCACACAAGATGTCCGTCAAGGCATCCGAAGTCATCAAGCATTTGATGAAATTGGGCCAGATGTGCACGATCAACCAGGTGCTGGACCAGGAAACCGCCATGATTCTGGTGGAAGAAATGGGCCACAAGGCGTTCGCCGCCGAACTGGACGATCCGGAAGCGCTGCTGGCCGATGTGGGCGAACACGCGCACTTCGAAACCAAGCCACGCGCACCGGTGGTCACCGTCATGGGTCACGTCGACCACGGCAAGACCTCGTTGCTCGATTACATCCGTCGCGCCAAGGTTGCCTCCGGCGAAGCCGGTGGCATTACGCAGCATATCGGCGCCTACCACGTCGATACGCCACGCGGCATGATCACCTTCCTCGACACCCCGGGCCACGAAGCGTTTACCGCGATGCGTGCCCGTGGCGCCAAGGCAACCGACATCGTCATTCTGGTGGTTGCCGCCGACGATGGCGTGATGCCGCAAACGAAAGAAGCGATTGCCCATGCGAAAGCAGCCGGCGTACCGCTGGTGGTGGCGATCAACAAGGTCGACAAGCCGGGTGGCAACGTTGACCGCGTGACGCAGGAACTGGTCGCAGAACAAGTCGTGCCGGAAGAATACGGTGGCGAATCGCCATTCGTGCCGGTGTCGGCGAAAACGGGTCAAGGTATCGACGACCTGCTGGAACAAGTGCTGTTGCAAGCCGAAGTGCTGGAACTGACGGCACCGGTCGATGCGCCTGCGCGCGGCCTGGTCGTCGAGGCGCGTCTGGACAAGGGCCGTGGTCCTGTCGCGACGATCCTGGTGCAGTCCGGTACACTGAAGCGCGGCGACGTGATTCTGGCTGGCTCTTCGTATGGCCGTGTTCGCGCCATGCTGGACGAGAACGGCAAGTCGATCGCTGAAGCCGGTCCTTCGATTCCGGTCGAAATCCAGGGTCTGACGGAAGTGCCGGTTGCCGGTGAAGAAGTCGTCGTCATGGCTGACGAGCGCAAAGCGCGTGAAATCGGTCTGTTCCGTCAAGGTAAGTTCCGCGACGTGAAACTGGCGAAACAGCAAGCTGCGAAACTGGAAAACATGTTCGACCAGATGGCCGAAGGCGAAGTGAAAAACTTGCCATTGATCATCAAAACCGACGTGCAAGGTTCGCAAGAAGCGCTGGTCGGTTCGCTGCAGAAACTGTCGACCTCCGAAGTGCGCGTACAAGTGGTTCACGCGGCCGTCGGCGGCATCACGGAATCGGACGTCAACCTGGCAGTCGCCTCGAAAGCGGTCATCATCGGCTTTAACGCCCGTGCTGATGCCCAGGCACGCAAGCTGGCCGAGTCGAATGGCGTGGACATTCGCTACTACAACATCATTTACGATGCGATCGACGAGATCAAGTCGGCGTTGTCGGGCATGTTGGCACCAGAGAAACGCGAAACCGTTATCGGCCAGGTCGAGATCCGCCAGGTTATCCTGGTCTCGAAAGTGGGCGCGATTGCCGGTTGCCTGGTCACCGATGGCGTGGTCAAGCGTGCTTCTTCCGTCCGCCTGTTGCGCAACAACATCGTGGTGTGGAGCGGCGAGATCGACTCCCTGAAACGCTTCAAGGACGATGCGAAAGAAGTGCGCGCCGGTCTGGAGTGCGGCCTGTCGCTGAAGAACTACAACGACATTCAGGTTGGCGACACGCTGGAAGTGTTCGAAGTCCAGGAAATCGCTCGTACCCTGTAA
- the rbfA gene encoding 30S ribosome-binding factor RbfA, which translates to MAKHSKTMPARGLRVADQIQRDLAEIVAYELKDPRVGTMITITEVQITPDYAHAKVFFTMLKDSKEAIKNTTEGLMAASGFIRGLLGKRLHIHTLPMLHFVHDSSTSRGMEMSLLIDKANATRAADAEPDAKPEADEQ; encoded by the coding sequence ATGGCTAAACATAGCAAAACCATGCCAGCGCGCGGCTTGCGCGTGGCCGACCAGATCCAGCGCGATCTGGCTGAAATCGTCGCCTACGAATTGAAGGATCCGCGCGTCGGCACGATGATCACCATCACCGAAGTGCAGATCACGCCCGATTACGCGCACGCCAAGGTGTTTTTCACGATGTTGAAAGACAGCAAGGAAGCCATCAAGAACACCACCGAAGGCTTGATGGCTGCGTCTGGCTTCATCCGCGGCCTGCTGGGCAAGCGCCTGCACATCCACACCCTGCCGATGCTGCATTTCGTGCACGACAGCTCGACCTCGCGCGGCATGGAAATGTCGCTGCTGATCGACAAGGCCAACGCCACGCGCGCGGCCGACGCCGAGCCGGATGCCAAACCAGAAGCGGACGAGCAATAA
- the truB gene encoding tRNA pseudouridine(55) synthase TruB, with the protein MAGPKKPPGIKRVRDLVDGVLLLDKPVGWSSNDALIKAKRVLNAKKAGHTGTLDPFATGLLPLCFGEATKFSQDLLEADKTYETLVHLGQTTDTGDTEGDVLETRDVNVTEEQIEAVLAQFRGPILQTPPMYSALKRDGKPLYEYARAGITLEREARPVTIHKLEFLGYEAPFLKLSVMCSKGTYIRVLGEDIGHALGCGGHLNALRRTQVGNLTLDGVVTLDELTAHAAPLSLLAPVDALLSSFPAVQLTEELAKRFLHGQRIALGKEDVVVPAEPGRVRVYHDSKLLGTGQLQEYSILAPERLIATAHQ; encoded by the coding sequence GTGGCGGGTCCGAAGAAACCGCCCGGCATCAAGCGGGTGCGCGACCTGGTCGATGGCGTCTTGCTGTTGGATAAGCCTGTCGGCTGGTCCAGCAATGACGCCCTGATCAAGGCCAAGCGCGTCTTGAACGCGAAAAAGGCGGGCCATACGGGCACGCTGGATCCGTTCGCCACGGGCTTGCTGCCGCTGTGCTTTGGCGAAGCGACCAAGTTCTCGCAGGACTTGCTGGAAGCCGACAAAACCTACGAAACCCTGGTGCACCTGGGGCAGACGACGGATACGGGCGATACGGAAGGCGACGTGCTGGAAACGCGCGACGTCAACGTCACCGAAGAGCAGATCGAAGCCGTGCTGGCGCAGTTCCGCGGGCCTATCCTGCAGACGCCGCCCATGTACTCGGCCTTGAAACGGGACGGCAAGCCCCTATATGAGTATGCAAGGGCAGGCATCACCCTGGAGCGCGAAGCGCGCCCGGTGACCATCCACAAGCTCGAGTTCCTCGGCTATGAAGCCCCGTTCCTGAAATTGTCCGTGATGTGCAGCAAGGGCACGTATATCCGCGTGCTGGGCGAAGACATCGGCCATGCCCTCGGTTGCGGCGGCCATCTGAACGCCTTGCGCCGCACGCAGGTGGGCAACCTGACGCTTGACGGCGTCGTTACCCTGGATGAGTTGACGGCGCATGCCGCGCCGCTGAGCTTGCTGGCTCCCGTCGATGCCTTGCTGTCGAGTTTCCCGGCCGTCCAGCTGACGGAAGAATTGGCCAAGCGCTTCCTGCATGGCCAGCGCATCGCGCTGGGCAAAGAAGACGTCGTCGTGCCAGCCGAGCCGGGCAGGGTGCGCGTGTATCACGACAGCAAGCTGCTGGGCACGGGCCAGTTGCAGGAATACAGCATCCTGGCGCCGGAACGTCTCATTGCCACGGCGCACCAATAA